A stretch of the Deinococcus aestuarii genome encodes the following:
- a CDS encoding glycosyltransferase family 1 protein: protein MKKIHLNSGSRGAAPALIVISHLRWDFVFQRPQHLMTRAARTRRVFYVEEPIFGAGPDRLETQADPSGVTVLTPHVEEGHSPAQSQTRTARLLGEFVRDEGMETYDLWVYTPMELPVTSGLRPRVTVYDCMDELANFRGASPELREREAQLFAQADLVFTGGHRLYESKCQQHDSAHPFPSSVDVPHFMGARGGLEDAADQEGLPRPRLGFYGVIDERFDIGLIGELARRRPEWQFVLLGPVVKIDPAELPRGENLHYLGMKKYTELPTYLAHWDVALLPFALNEATEFISPTKTPEYLAAGVAVVSTGIRDVIRPYGERDLVRVADGVDAFEAACAAALAEAGTPAAEERRERADAYLATLSWDRTWAEMSALIEEAAAERVAVAGVADD from the coding sequence TTGAAAAAGATCCATCTGAACTCCGGCTCACGCGGGGCGGCCCCCGCCCTGATCGTGATTTCGCATCTGCGCTGGGACTTCGTGTTTCAGCGGCCCCAGCATCTGATGACCCGCGCGGCCCGCACCCGCCGGGTCTTCTACGTGGAAGAGCCCATTTTCGGCGCCGGGCCCGACCGCCTGGAGACGCAGGCCGACCCCAGCGGTGTGACGGTCCTGACCCCGCACGTGGAGGAGGGCCACAGCCCCGCGCAGTCTCAGACCCGCACGGCGCGGCTGCTCGGCGAGTTCGTGCGCGACGAGGGCATGGAGACCTACGACCTGTGGGTCTACACGCCGATGGAGCTGCCGGTCACTTCGGGGCTGCGTCCGCGCGTCACGGTGTACGACTGCATGGACGAACTCGCCAACTTCAGGGGCGCGTCGCCCGAGCTGCGCGAGCGCGAGGCCCAGCTTTTCGCGCAGGCCGATCTGGTGTTCACCGGCGGCCACCGCCTGTACGAGTCCAAGTGCCAGCAGCACGACAGCGCCCACCCCTTCCCGTCGAGCGTGGATGTGCCCCACTTTATGGGCGCGCGGGGGGGCCTGGAGGACGCCGCCGACCAGGAGGGGCTGCCCCGCCCCCGCCTGGGCTTTTACGGGGTGATCGACGAGCGCTTCGACATCGGGCTGATCGGCGAGCTGGCCCGCCGCCGCCCGGAGTGGCAGTTCGTCCTGCTCGGCCCGGTGGTGAAGATCGACCCGGCCGAGCTGCCGCGCGGCGAGAACCTGCACTACCTCGGCATGAAGAAGTACACCGAGCTGCCGACCTACCTCGCCCACTGGGACGTGGCGCTGCTCCCCTTCGCGCTGAACGAGGCGACCGAGTTCATCAGCCCCACCAAGACGCCCGAGTACCTCGCGGCGGGCGTGGCCGTGGTCTCCACCGGCATCCGCGACGTGATCCGGCCCTACGGCGAGCGTGACCTCGTGCGCGTGGCCGACGGGGTGGACGCCTTCGAGGCCGCCTGCGCCGCCGCCCTGGCCGAGGCGGGCACGCCCGCCGCCGAGGAGCGCAGGGAGCGCGCCGACGCCTACCTCGCCACCCTCTCCT
- a CDS encoding bifunctional metallophosphatase/5'-nucleotidase, which produces MKHILLSAALLLGFASAAPLTVTILHTDDLHGHVDPVKVGEGTYGGYARQTALVRRYAAQDPNPLVLSGGDTFQGTLYYNVYQGLADVLFMNYQGYQAMAVGNHEFDNGPEALARFAQKAQFPLLASNLDLTAEPLLRDLVKPYAVLSVGGQKVGVIGAVTPDLPLISSPGPNVKMVELAQALNASVKALQDQGIDKIILVSHLGYTLEQEVAKTVPGLDVIVGGHSHTLLGTFDNKDFPPSEGPYPTIVQNPDGNRTLLVAAWEWGKVLGRLQVTFNDAGAVESFQGNPIVVSADLPEDPTARRMIDTLSVPIAALRRQVVGTTANGLNGAREIVRRRESTMANVLADAALDAAKNAGATIAFVNGGGVRSSIDAGPITFEEAITVQPFGNTLTVLDLTGAEIRQALEHGVATWSENKGQFLHVSRGMSYTFDPTRPAGSRVTAVTVGGQPLVDTQTYTVAMNTFTAKGGDGFDVFKNATGRRLDTGTLDIDILVNYLKARPTTDAQNEGRIVIVNEPK; this is translated from the coding sequence ATGAAGCACATCCTTCTCTCCGCCGCGTTGCTGCTGGGGTTCGCCTCCGCCGCACCCCTCACCGTCACCATCCTCCACACCGACGACCTGCACGGCCACGTCGATCCCGTCAAGGTCGGGGAGGGCACCTACGGCGGCTACGCCCGCCAGACCGCGCTCGTCCGGCGGTACGCGGCGCAGGACCCCAATCCCCTCGTGCTCTCGGGCGGCGACACCTTCCAGGGCACCCTGTACTACAACGTCTACCAGGGCCTCGCCGACGTGCTGTTCATGAACTACCAGGGCTATCAGGCGATGGCGGTCGGCAACCACGAGTTCGACAACGGCCCGGAGGCGCTCGCCCGCTTCGCCCAGAAGGCGCAGTTCCCGCTCCTCGCCTCCAACCTCGACCTCACCGCCGAGCCGCTGCTGCGCGATCTCGTCAAGCCCTACGCGGTCCTGAGCGTCGGCGGGCAGAAGGTCGGCGTGATCGGCGCAGTGACGCCCGACCTGCCGCTGATCTCCTCGCCGGGGCCGAACGTCAAGATGGTCGAGCTGGCCCAGGCCCTGAACGCCAGCGTCAAGGCCCTTCAGGACCAGGGGATCGACAAGATCATCCTCGTCTCGCACCTGGGGTACACGCTGGAGCAGGAGGTCGCCAAGACGGTCCCCGGTCTCGACGTGATCGTGGGCGGACACTCCCACACCCTGCTCGGCACCTTCGACAACAAGGACTTCCCGCCGAGCGAGGGGCCGTATCCCACCATCGTCCAGAATCCCGACGGCAACCGCACCCTGCTCGTCGCCGCGTGGGAGTGGGGCAAGGTGCTCGGGCGCCTTCAGGTGACCTTCAACGACGCGGGCGCGGTCGAGAGCTTCCAGGGCAACCCCATCGTCGTGTCCGCCGACCTGCCCGAGGACCCCACCGCCCGGCGGATGATCGACACGCTGAGCGTGCCCATCGCCGCCCTGCGCCGTCAGGTCGTGGGCACCACCGCGAACGGCCTGAACGGCGCCCGCGAGATCGTCCGTCGCCGCGAGAGCACGATGGCGAACGTCCTCGCCGACGCGGCCCTCGACGCGGCGAAGAACGCAGGGGCCACCATCGCCTTCGTGAACGGCGGCGGCGTGCGCTCCAGCATCGACGCGGGTCCGATCACCTTCGAGGAGGCGATCACCGTCCAGCCCTTCGGCAACACGCTGACGGTCCTCGACCTGACGGGCGCGGAAATCAGGCAGGCCCTGGAACACGGGGTCGCCACCTGGAGTGAGAACAAGGGCCAGTTCCTGCACGTCTCGCGCGGCATGAGCTACACCTTCGACCCCACCCGCCCCGCCGGGAGCCGCGTCACCGCCGTCACCGTCGGCGGCCAGCCCCTGGTCGACACCCAGACCTACACGGTCGCCATGAACACCTTCACCGCCAAGGGCGGCGACGGCTTCGACGTGTTCAAGAACGCCACGGGCCGCCGCCTCGACACGGGCACCCTCGACATCGACATCCTGGTGAACTACCTCAAGGCCCGCCCCACCACCGACGCCCAGAACGAGGGCCGCATCGTGATCGTGAACGAGCCGAAGTAA
- a CDS encoding alpha/beta fold hydrolase, protein MSHHPRRPLLLAALTTALLGSALAGGSAGAQQSGDLDINGARIHYVSQGSGTPMLLLHGYPLSGELFSRNRDALAAAGYRVITIDHRGYGRSTAPADAPGSLETYAQDALAVMDRLNVPKAIIGGMSMGGPIAFEMYRRAPDRFLGLILIDTIANPASIVEQNLWKGMAQKASTYGPQSLAPELLKDMLTGETRVRRMADAMFLTNIVGQASVAADVAGANVLATRPDSIPTLKTIRVPTLIIEGLEDTVYPPEFSLKMQQNIAGSKLVIIPGAAHAAIFEKADAANRAILDWARTVR, encoded by the coding sequence ATGTCGCACCACCCCCGCCGCCCGCTTCTGCTCGCCGCCCTCACGACCGCCCTGCTCGGTTCCGCCCTCGCGGGGGGGAGCGCCGGGGCCCAGCAGTCGGGTGACCTCGACATCAACGGCGCCCGCATCCACTACGTCTCGCAGGGCAGCGGCACGCCGATGCTCCTCCTGCACGGCTATCCCCTGAGCGGCGAGCTGTTCTCGCGCAACCGGGATGCGCTGGCCGCCGCCGGGTACCGCGTCATCACCATCGACCACCGGGGGTATGGCCGCAGCACCGCCCCGGCGGACGCACCGGGCAGCCTGGAGACCTACGCGCAGGACGCCCTCGCGGTGATGGACCGCCTGAACGTGCCGAAAGCGATCATCGGCGGCATGAGCATGGGCGGCCCCATCGCCTTCGAGATGTACCGCCGCGCGCCCGACCGTTTCCTGGGCCTGATCCTGATCGACACCATCGCCAACCCGGCGAGCATCGTCGAGCAGAACCTCTGGAAGGGCATGGCGCAGAAGGCGAGCACCTACGGCCCGCAGTCCCTCGCCCCCGAACTCCTCAAGGACATGTTGACGGGCGAGACGCGGGTCCGGCGCATGGCCGACGCCATGTTCCTGACGAACATCGTGGGGCAGGCCAGCGTGGCCGCCGACGTGGCGGGAGCGAATGTGCTCGCCACCCGGCCCGACTCCATCCCGACGCTCAAGACGATCCGGGTGCCCACCCTGATCATCGAGGGGCTGGAGGATACCGTCTACCCGCCCGAGTTCTCGCTGAAGATGCAGCAGAATATCGCGGGCAGCAAGCTCGTGATCATCCCCGGCGCCGCCCACGCCGCGATCTTCGAGAAGGCGGACGCCGCCAACCGGGCGATCCTCGACTGGGCGCGGACGGTTCGCTAA
- a CDS encoding TetR/AcrR family transcriptional regulator has product MQSKREQIVAVALRLYRESGVAGTTLKDVAQEAGVPLGNMYYYFKTREDLVRAALDACEAELLDLLARMSPLPSRAWFEAYFDWLLADPGGAAQFGCPFGTLAGELRALGDPAAARAGGTVALYLGALRQRTVLLGLPSSAGDDLFTAIQGAYTVARALNDPEFFRQSVLRIRAGAPQFGTA; this is encoded by the coding sequence ATGCAGAGCAAACGGGAGCAGATCGTGGCCGTGGCGCTGCGGCTCTACCGGGAAAGCGGCGTGGCGGGCACGACCCTCAAGGACGTGGCCCAGGAGGCGGGCGTCCCCCTGGGGAACATGTACTACTACTTCAAGACGCGAGAAGACCTTGTGCGGGCCGCACTCGACGCCTGCGAGGCCGAGTTGCTCGACCTGCTCGCGCGGATGTCGCCGCTGCCCTCCCGCGCGTGGTTCGAGGCCTACTTCGACTGGCTGCTCGCCGACCCGGGGGGCGCGGCGCAGTTCGGCTGCCCCTTCGGCACGCTGGCGGGCGAGCTGCGCGCCCTGGGCGACCCGGCGGCGGCGCGGGCCGGGGGGACGGTGGCACTCTACCTGGGCGCCCTGCGGCAGAGGACGGTCCTCCTCGGGCTGCCCTCCTCGGCCGGGGACGACCTGTTCACCGCGATCCAGGGGGCGTACACGGTCGCCCGCGCCCTGAACGACCCGGAGTTTTTCCGCCAGAGCGTCCTGCGGATCAGGGCGGGGGCGCCACAGTTCGGGACGGCGTAA